From a single Longimicrobium sp. genomic region:
- a CDS encoding DUF983 domain-containing protein — MSTNTKSSERAEVPPLGTRLGRAARLRCPVCGGGGLLKHWLRLKPRCPTCGLRLDRGEHDFFLGSMMFNIAIAEGLLALVCVGVIIAAWPAVPWLLLEIGAPAMMVVAPFLFYPFSQTLWLAVDLLIRPLTVEELEWHRTAGEHETRRSDDR; from the coding sequence ATGAGCACGAATACGAAGAGCTCGGAGCGCGCGGAGGTGCCGCCGCTGGGGACGCGGCTGGGGCGGGCGGCGCGGCTGCGGTGCCCCGTATGCGGCGGCGGGGGGCTGCTGAAGCACTGGCTGAGGCTGAAGCCGCGCTGCCCCACCTGCGGCCTGCGCCTGGACCGCGGCGAGCACGACTTCTTCCTCGGGTCGATGATGTTCAACATCGCCATCGCCGAGGGGTTGCTGGCGCTGGTGTGCGTCGGCGTGATCATCGCCGCGTGGCCGGCCGTGCCCTGGCTGCTGCTCGAAATCGGCGCCCCGGCGATGATGGTCGTCGCCCCGTTCCTCTTCTACCCGTTCTCGCAGACGCTGTGGCTGGCCGTGGACCTCCTCATCCGCCCGCTCACCGTGGAGGAGCTGGAGTGGCACAGGACGGCGGGCGAGCACGAGACGCGGCGGTCGGACGACCGGTAG
- a CDS encoding TetR/AcrR family transcriptional regulator: MVRSGDQTRENIIRQAAALFNTQGFAGASMSDIMAATGLQKGGIYRHFESKEQLALESFDYAVEVMGDRFREALEGKRDAISRLHAVISVFARIPADPPVPGGCPVMNAALENDDGNPALRDRARDAMDGLRALVVRVAKGGIERGEVRAEVDPDELASVVIATLEGAVMLSKLYDDPAHVRRAVAHLERFVDESVRAS; the protein is encoded by the coding sequence ATGGTACGGTCGGGCGATCAGACGCGCGAGAACATCATCCGGCAGGCGGCGGCGCTGTTCAACACGCAGGGCTTCGCCGGCGCGTCGATGAGCGACATCATGGCGGCCACCGGGCTGCAGAAGGGCGGCATCTACCGCCACTTCGAGAGCAAGGAGCAGCTCGCCCTGGAGTCGTTCGACTATGCCGTGGAGGTGATGGGCGACCGCTTCCGCGAGGCGCTGGAGGGGAAGCGCGACGCCATCTCCCGTCTCCATGCCGTCATCTCCGTCTTCGCCCGCATCCCCGCCGACCCGCCCGTGCCCGGCGGCTGCCCGGTGATGAACGCCGCGCTGGAGAACGACGACGGCAACCCCGCGCTCCGCGACCGCGCCCGCGACGCCATGGACGGCCTCCGCGCGCTGGTCGTCCGCGTGGCGAAGGGCGGCATCGAGCGCGGCGAGGTGCGCGCGGAGGTCGATCCCGACGAGCTGGCGTCGGTGGTCATCGCCACGCTGGAGGGCGCGGTGATGCTCTCGAAGCTGTACGACGATCCGGCGCACGTCCGCCGCGCCGTCGCGCACCTGGAGCGGTTCGTGGACGAGAGCGTCCGCGCTTCGTAG